One Sphaerisporangium krabiense DNA segment encodes these proteins:
- a CDS encoding M4 family metallopeptidase has protein sequence MTAPSAAAAIPAVKPAAPAGAAAPYAPPDDQAKARAVALATRTLAGGSALVERSPDDRFGTPRAVFGAGGLQFLSFPRAYRGLPVYGGDVNFMISRDGGTLHYATSAQRAEIDVDVTPRIDAARAAAVARTVAGPGATIRSTRLVVHATGASPRTAWEVVAQGRSRDGVPAEPHVFVDAGSGQVVESWDAVRHGTGHSYFNGDPVRIDTTASETGYSLRDPSRPGIECSAVGRVFDGTDDDWGNGTATDVETACVDTLFGVQREWDMLREWTGRNGIDGQGRGFPAIVGYNMPNATWSGTEVNMGRNTAGSKQTTSLDVVGHEYGHGVFQFSGSGGAGGDGWMAAMNESTGDILGAMLEHYVGHPEALDEPDYLVGEEIDLFGTGAIRNMYNPAQIDDHPNCFTTTAPDAHPGSGPQNHWFYLLAEGSNPTNGNPASPTCDGTRVTGIGIQKAGKIFVNALQMKTASWGPGAARLATIQAAYALFPNSCTEMNAVKAAWSAVNVPTQPGELIVECWPESFDLSLSPAQGTVVAGQSATRTVVQTRTLQGPPPQVTLSTAGVPDGITVSIAPGQVTAGGTAQVTITTRPDVPPGLYRFQVVGTAGPITQRAPFDLTVITLPPKILITVQPHTVVLDQELKGSATLLSGPSGGTPIPLRLSASGGPPGMTVGFTPAEITAGQSSAIAIAATRSTPPGTYQVTLQAIGDVAATAALTVQVPERGPRPQAWRPYTRYQVGDRVTYDGQVYRCLRTHVSQPGRTPPRTPALWARV, from the coding sequence TTGACGGCGCCCAGCGCCGCCGCGGCGATTCCCGCGGTGAAGCCGGCCGCGCCCGCGGGAGCGGCGGCGCCGTACGCGCCGCCGGACGACCAGGCGAAGGCGCGGGCCGTGGCTCTGGCCACGCGGACACTGGCCGGTGGGTCGGCCTTGGTCGAACGCTCGCCCGATGACCGGTTCGGGACGCCCCGGGCCGTCTTCGGCGCCGGCGGGCTGCAGTTCCTGTCGTTCCCCCGTGCCTACCGGGGCCTGCCGGTGTACGGGGGCGACGTCAACTTCATGATCAGCCGGGATGGCGGGACGCTGCACTACGCCACCTCCGCCCAGCGGGCCGAGATCGACGTCGACGTCACGCCGAGGATCGACGCGGCGCGGGCGGCGGCGGTCGCCCGCACCGTGGCGGGCCCGGGGGCGACGATACGGTCCACGCGCCTGGTGGTGCACGCGACCGGGGCGAGCCCCCGGACGGCCTGGGAGGTCGTCGCGCAGGGCAGGAGCAGGGACGGCGTCCCGGCCGAGCCGCACGTGTTCGTGGACGCGGGCAGCGGCCAGGTCGTGGAGAGCTGGGACGCGGTCAGGCACGGGACCGGGCACTCGTACTTCAACGGGGACCCGGTGCGGATCGACACCACCGCGAGCGAGACCGGGTACTCCCTGCGCGACCCGTCACGCCCCGGGATCGAGTGCAGCGCCGTCGGAAGGGTGTTCGACGGCACGGACGACGACTGGGGCAACGGCACGGCCACCGACGTGGAGACCGCCTGCGTGGACACGCTGTTCGGCGTCCAGCGCGAGTGGGACATGCTGCGCGAGTGGACCGGCCGCAACGGCATCGACGGCCAGGGACGCGGGTTCCCCGCCATCGTGGGCTACAACATGCCCAATGCCACCTGGTCCGGCACCGAGGTCAACATGGGCCGGAACACGGCCGGCAGCAAGCAGACCACCTCCCTCGACGTGGTCGGCCACGAGTACGGGCACGGGGTCTTCCAGTTCTCCGGGTCCGGCGGGGCCGGCGGCGACGGCTGGATGGCCGCGATGAACGAGTCCACCGGCGACATCCTGGGCGCGATGCTGGAGCACTACGTCGGGCATCCGGAGGCGCTGGACGAGCCCGACTACCTGGTCGGCGAGGAGATCGACCTGTTCGGTACCGGGGCGATCCGCAACATGTACAACCCCGCGCAGATCGACGACCACCCGAACTGCTTCACCACGACGGCGCCGGACGCCCACCCGGGCTCGGGCCCGCAGAACCACTGGTTCTACCTGCTCGCCGAGGGCTCCAACCCCACCAACGGCAACCCGGCCAGCCCGACCTGCGACGGGACCCGGGTGACCGGCATCGGGATCCAGAAGGCCGGGAAGATCTTCGTCAACGCCCTGCAGATGAAGACCGCCTCCTGGGGTCCGGGCGCCGCCCGGCTGGCGACGATCCAGGCCGCGTACGCGCTCTTCCCCAACTCCTGCACGGAGATGAACGCGGTCAAGGCGGCCTGGTCGGCGGTGAACGTGCCCACCCAGCCGGGCGAGCTCATCGTGGAGTGCTGGCCGGAGTCGTTCGACCTGAGCCTTTCCCCCGCACAGGGCACGGTCGTGGCCGGTCAGTCGGCGACCAGGACCGTCGTCCAGACCCGGACCCTGCAGGGGCCGCCCCCGCAGGTCACGTTGTCGACCGCCGGAGTTCCCGACGGGATCACGGTGAGCATCGCCCCGGGGCAGGTCACCGCGGGCGGCACCGCGCAGGTGACGATCACGACGCGGCCGGACGTGCCGCCCGGCCTCTACCGGTTCCAGGTGGTCGGGACGGCGGGGCCGATCACCCAGCGCGCTCCTTTCGACCTGACGGTGATCACGCTTCCGCCGAAGATTCTGATCACGGTCCAGCCGCACACGGTGGTGCTCGACCAGGAGCTGAAGGGTTCGGCGACGCTGCTGTCCGGTCCGTCCGGCGGCACTCCGATCCCCCTGCGGCTGTCGGCGTCCGGGGGCCCGCCCGGGATGACGGTCGGCTTCACACCGGCCGAGATCACCGCGGGACAGAGCTCCGCCATCGCGATCGCGGCGACGCGGAGCACCCCGCCGGGGACGTACCAGGTGACGTTGCAGGCGATCGGAGATGTGGCGGCGACGGCGGCGCTGACGGTCCAGGTGCCGGAGCGGGGACCACGCCCGCAGGCCTGGCGGCCGTACACCCGCTACCAGGTCGGCGACCGCGTCACGTATGACGGGCAGGTGTACCGCTGCCTCCGGACGCACGTCTCGCAGCCGGGCCGCACACCGCCGAGGACGCCGGCGTTGTGGGCGCGGGTGTGA